The Calypte anna isolate BGI_N300 chromosome 1, bCalAnn1_v1.p, whole genome shotgun sequence region ccgCTCTCCCGGCctccccgtcccgtcccgtcccgggAGGGTTACCTGAAACTCGGCGAAGTCCTCACAGCTCACCGCCGTGCCGGGCGCCGCCATACTGGAAAGGCCGAGGGCAGCGGCGGCGGCCAATCCAGCGGGGAGGCGGGATGACGCGCAAACAGAGGCGGGGCCAGCCCGGCGCTGATGGGGGGCGGCCCCGGGTTTAGGGGCGCTCCGGCATCTCCCCGGGTGGTCGGAAGCACCGCCGCCGCCCCTGGTAGCTGCGCCGAGGCGGGGGCTTCGGCGGCGGCGCCCTCAGAGGCGGACCCGGCCGGCAGTGCGGCCGCTCTGGCCCCGGCCCCGGGGCCGCGTGTTCCGCCGCGCCTCTCCAATCCCGGGTCCGGGGCGGGGCGCCGGCGCAGCGGTGACATTGAGGGGCGCCGGGAAGGGCCGAGGTAGCGCCGCCGAGGCGGGAGGCCACGCCATGTGGGGCCGCGTCGGTGAGTGACTGCCCCGGGGCAGCGGCTGACCGACCTCCGCCGAGGCTGCCGGCCCCTTCGGTCTTTCCCCCGTAAGGCATGGGGAGAAGCGGCGCTGTCAGCCCCGAGCCTGCGCGGAGGTGCCGCCGGGCCCCGTGCGGAGCGGGCGGCTCAGAGCCGCGGTgcgggggctgcagggaggcgTTACCGGCCCTGCCCGGCGGGCGCTAACGATCCGAGTCTGGCGGCACCCGAGCGGGCTTGGAAGCCTGATTTGTGCCTTTGCCGAGTTCTCCGAAGGCCTCGGGAAGGGTTTGTTTTCGCTGGGGACTTTCAGCGAGCTAGAGCGTAGAAAGCAAAGGGCAACTGTTCCTCGAGGAAGGCCCGATAACTGAGAAGTcaatttgtgtttttaaaagtgcCTGTTTGCCTTCCGaagttgtttgttggttggtttttttatcccTCAGATTTTTTCCATTGTACTAATTAATAAGTTAGAAACTCTTTCTTGAGAGTATGTTTTCACATACAAGTGCTCTGCCCTTTTCTGATACTCAACAAATCTCAGTATGGcaagatgtttgttttttggctttttttcagctctgtgacTTGCTTCTGGGATGCTACAGGATTGGTAGAATGCGGGCATGTGGTCCTTGCAATAGCACTCTCCAAAGTATATCCGAAACTTAATTGAAATTGTGATGTGCATTGTCTTTTAGAAACTGCTTGTAGGCTGTAATCTTGTATTCCTAGTTTTCTAAATAAGGTTAATTGGCAAGCTCCCAAGCAATAATTTACAGAAAAGCTTTAATTTCTTTGGTAGGCTCTGTTACAACTAAATGTGGTGTGTCTTGCACAGTATTAGATTTGTacatattttactttctttgtctcttctgtTTCAATATAAAACAACACACACTTCTATTCAGAAGCAGGTATTCTCACTGAATTAGATTTGCCTCTcttgtttcctctgctttctttttcagatagGGCTGTTAACCTGTTAGGAAGAAATATTCCCTCAGTTCTGAGGATGACTACAGGAGTGGATCTGATGACAAGCAGACGATGGCTTTGCATTAAACCCCATGAGGAAACTAAACTTCGGCCAAAAAGTAAGAGTTTTTGGTAATGATCATGCTATGTTTCATGTCACAAAATACTTGGATAACCAGGCTGCAATCATCTGAACAGGACTGTGGCTGACAGAACTGCTCTGATCCCTAGGTTTGTGAGGGGGGATTCTGATCTTAAGGCTGGAAAAACTAAGCATTAAATTTAGCTGTAAGTTAGCGAAGTCAGGGGTCATAATTTCTTCTTGCAACAGTTACACCATTTTCATTTGTAGCCttcaaattttttaaattttgtatcACTAGTGTCTTACCTGACACACAGACATACATTGAGAAGTCTTTAGCTGTGGTCTAGAACAGTTGAGCCCCAATGTAAACTATCAGTTTTTAGGAACATTGATCCTAAGATCATACAAGGTAAAATTCTTAGGCAGTTTTCCATAGTACAACCAGCTCTAGCTGTTCACAAAACCGAACATGCCCTGCAGGAGAGAATCAGTCTGAGTCATTAGCTTGATTCATGTGTAAGGGTGGAGTTGGTTAGGTAATGCTCAAACCACAAAATGGGTTTTgccctatatatatatatgtcctATATATAGGACAGTTATGGTACTCTAATGAGACTTCCTGTACAACAGGTTCCCTTCATGGCCTACTGATGCTGGATAGGGTGCACAGATGTGAAGCATTTTGCATGCTTCTGTGTTAAAAACATAGTGCAGCAATACTGGGCAAGATCAAAGGTCTCCTTAGCAAGTCTTACGTCTCCAGCTGTGTTCAATTAAGGAGGTTCTTTACATTTTTGCAAGGACTAATAGAAATGGTTACTAATAACAAGGATCTAACCAAGAGTACAGAAACAGGGCAAAGGTAATGTCTCTCACCTAGACTGCTATCCCAGAGGTGCTATCTTTGTGTTTAATGGTCCTTACTGGACTTTTCTTAAGAAGTCTGCCCAGTCTCTTGAAGCTGGATGTGGTTTTTATCGTCCACATCCTCTGGAAAGGAATTCCTCAGCTGAACCCTGCTGTGAGAAAACAAGTACAGTCTTGTATTTGAAACTTTGGTGCATGATATTTTCAATCTAATGTTCCTTTATTTAGTACCCCTTTCAAAGGGGGCCCTGTTCATTGTAACCCACACTCCCAACATCACTTACAATTGTGTTGTGCTGAAGGGACTTCCAATTACTACTTTTCCAGGCCAAAGGTCTCAACCTATGATGGTGTTTCTTGCATGGTGGCCATTCCATACCTGTGGTTGTCCTTACAGATTTCCTCTGTACTGGTTCCATTTCAACTGTTTCTGAAATGAGGGACCAGTATTTCCCAACCTTTTCAAATGCTGGAGTCAGGGTTTTATACAATGGCATAATGCCTTTGTGTTGGTCTGTGTTCCTCATCACTGCTAATAATGCTGTTTCCCTTTCTGTTACTGAACATTTTGCAAAAAACTATGTAAAACCCCCAGGGCTTACTCCTCAGCAATAATGCTTAAGTTAGTACCTGTCTTCTGCACAATAAACTGGAATTGCTTCCTGTTTATATATacagaagaatttcttcctaatgtcagAGTGTATGGGAACCTTTCCATTacattctgaatattttttttatatggagTTTGAAAGACTCAGCTGAAAATTAGGAGTCTAATCCTTGTGGTCATCTGGGTTTTTTATACCTCGAGATAAGATAAAATCTTCCAGTGCTTGGAAAATTTAACATTCTGTGATACAATGTGTAGCATTATTGGCTTTTTGTAGCAGTtgcattagattttttttttcctaattcaaATCTAATAGAAAAGCTAATGTGAGAGCATTTTAGGAAGCTTAGATAGTGTTCTGCAAACTTAAGAGCTGCAAACAGAAAGATCTTGTGCAAGATTTCTTTACACAGCCTCAGTTTAAACCCATGTTTACAGGTTAATCTgtgataaactttttttttgcctaccTAACCCTAATAATCATACCCAAGGTTCTGTATTGCTCACCCTAACTGGTTTAATTGCAATAAATCTCCTCCCAACTGTTCTTCTTGGTGGTTTCtgagttttgtttctgtgtttggttggttttttttaggtggTCCTGTTTTGAGGGTGCCTGGATACAAGCCTACAGAGTGGGAGAGAAGATTTTTATTGTGGGCAGGCCATTACAAAAAGCCAGAGGATATACCAGAGACTGTCTCGTAAGTGTCAGTTTTGAAGCTGTAAAAGAGACATTGCCTACAGAGGAACAAGTTACCTGAATATAATTCTGGagtaactttttttaaattgaatgaCTTTGCACAGCTGAAAATTCTGCTGTGTTTGATATCTCATCTTGTAGATGACCAATTCTGTATTGCTACTATGTccattttggatttttttcgAAGGGACAACCAGCATCTTCCAGttgtttctttagaaaaacaTCATTAAGCAGTTAAGTTTTACTCGTCTCccaattaaaaagctttttgcaaatGTTACTGTGAGCTTTTTCTagtgtttttcttcatgtgtcTGTCTCCTACTATGTGATAAATATATAGctataaaataactgaaattaatttaaaatacttattaaTAAATGTCTGGAGGGCCTGGGCCAATTTCCTCCAGTCTTGGAAGTGGGAAGGCTCCCTAACAACTTATGTATATAGTCAAAATTTTCCTGTTGCTTGGAGAGTCCAAATGTCAGTGCATTGTCCTGTGTGAAAAgtagaaaatgaaactgcataTTCTAGTTTGCCCATCTAAAATGAAAATCGAACTTAATAACAACTTGCAATTACtagtttaaaaaacattcctgGTGGTAGTACGGgagaaatcttttaaaacatgcttttaTAGATGTGTATTTACTTAAAGAGATACAGTAAAACTTATAGTACTTGGGTAAGCAAACTATGTAGCTGACCTCTAAAGATACTCTGTTTGGATGCACAGCATGGGAGTTGAAATCCACCCACTTCggttttttctaaatatatcaTAATGGATaaatactgttaaaaattaattcttcagttATGTcttggacatttttttcttgaaatacatTTGAAATCAATAAAGGTGTGAATTACTAAAACTTATTTGTCAGTTAAAATATACTCGTGTACTGAAGTCTTGTTGtgagtttttttaagaaaacagagttAGCAGAGCGACTGAAGTAATTTCAAAGATTTattgaaaggagaaaacaacTTCTGATAAAAGCTGACCATTTTTGCAAGTGCATAGGGAATTCTTGGTTTTCATTAGGCAAAGAGCTCAACCAAAGCTGAGAAGACGACTGAGAACTATATAAGCACAAGAGCTTGTTTTGCTCTTCTGAGCTGAATTGAGAGTGCGCTGTAAGGGCTTGTGATAGAACTCAGTAATCTCACAGGATATGGTGATCAGAAGTAACTCATTTATTAAACAAATGTTAAACTTAGCCACTGCAttgatttaaaatgtaaatcatgctcaaatactttttcctcttgtatATTCTAACACATCCAAGGTACTTCAAaaataacagtttttaaatCCTACTTCTGTGCATGTCAACTTAATTGCAGCCTGTGCCCAAGTTGTTCATCACAGATTATGAGAACAACAAATAACCTGAAAATTATATCTTGCTATTAGTTTCATGGTAGATATATGTTCCCTATGATCAGAAATCTTGTACTTGGATTAATACTCTGAAACAATGATCAAATCACTCTTGCCCTCCTCTACAAAAACAAGACCATCTCTTCAGTTCCCATATCCTATGTAATTTACCATGTTGAACTATCAAATCCTTTGTTACCTCTTTCCCTCCAAGGGTCAAAATGTGGTAAAAGATGCCACATTTACTCATCATAGTGTGCAGTGATAATTTCCCAGTTCCATTAAATCTACTTATCCATGTTAGTTTTATAATTGCCTAGTTGGATGCATTTCTTATTTCATGACACTGATGCTTTTTGAGTCATCTGTAGTTCTATAGTATGCTAAACTTAGTAAGTGAGACTATTACAGCTCCTTGAGAAGGGAGTCAACTGCTCTAAATTCTGCTAGGGGAGTTCAATCTCTAGGTCCTTGGTTATTGTGGAAAGCACATCAAAAAAGCATTATGCTTCACTGGCATCTCTAATGCGAACTTTAAATGTACGGTAACTAAGATGTAATTTTGGTAGAATGATCTTCTGAATTTAACccaactttaaaataaatgatttCACGTGTACAGCTAGAAGGCAGCCAGCATGGGATACATAGCACTATCAAATCCTGTAGCAGAGGAAGCCTTCTTGCAAGAAAAGAGAGTGCATCATAAATGAAACTGGTTTGAAGTTCCATTAGAAAGAATTGCTAAGCTGTAATgatccttccctctgcccaagAAACTCCAGCTGTTAAACACTATTTCTTCTTACAAGGTTTTTATCACACTTCTGCTATTGAGGGGAAATGCATGTTTTACATTCTGATGAAGTGCTCCCTGGTGTTGCAGATACTGGAAGGTGGTAGTGAGCACAGAGGGAGCTAACATTAAGAATATCATTGTATTACTAAAAACATCCctcttttttttactgtctttccCATAATGaacataaacattttaaattatgtagCCTTCCTCCTTTGTGTTGCAGTCAAGTGGTCTGAAAAGGCCAtattgtttcttaaaaattcaGCAAGCAGAGTTAAAAATTTTGGGGTTGTTTCCAACTTTGAGAAGAAGATCTTTGTGACAAAGTACCTCCCAAGGAAGGATCAGCCTTCCCATTCTTGTAAAACCTTTTTTGGGGCAAAGAGCCAAGTATTGTTAGCATCATACAAAATTACATAGATAACGTGCCAGGAGAAATCAAACAATCAGCCAAATGATTTATTCATGCCTCTGATAATTATTCTTTAATTGTTATTTCTTGAGGATTGAGACAGTCCGAGCAGCAAAGACCACACTGCGTGTGAAGTTCAGCTATGTAATGATGGCCTTGACAATACTGGGATGCATAACCATGGTGATTAGAGGGAAACAGGTAAGCACAGATTTTTGGTGAATGAGTGCAAATCAGTCTTCAAACGAACTCCTCAGTTCCTCCTATGGATGGTTAGTACTGTtttattggtttggtttgttttttttttactttatctgAGCAAAAAAATAAGTCCTCCTCGTTCCTCAGAAGTGACACTGATTAATTCCAAAGCCAGAAAAGGGTAATGTCACTGTTAGACTGCATATACTTCCTTTAAAAGGAAGTaagtttttttctcagtgtaatGCTTAACTGTAGCTTGCACTCTTTGAACACCTTAATTTTGCTGACAGGCTATGAGAGTTTGAAAATGCACCTTCTGTTGTGAGGGTCTGGTAAGCTCCTTGGGCCAGTGGGGGGGAACCTACTACAGAAGCCTCTACACTCTGCAACACTTGTAGAATCAATAAAAGGGAAGTAGCAAATGAGTGTTTTTTCACAAAGAGACTTGAGAATTTTCaagtcttttccagctgtgagaTGGTCAGTAATAATTCTGTGCCCTTTAATTGCATTAGAAAATAGTCTTCCTTTAGTGTGGATGGAAGCACTTCTCTCAAATCAttagtttttttaatcaaaaaatcATTTCATAGAAAAACTCCCAAGTCCTGTAGATGCTGAGCTTCCCTCACTTGCATAGAATTTGGCGAGATATGAAAGTTCAGCATGTCACAGAATTATCCAGTGATTTAATTTGCATCATATGAAGACAGTAAGTGTAAAGCTTAAGATTCAACATGCAGCAAAGGTGAGCCatgctttaattttgtttaacaCAGCTGCTGAACTATTAATTTTGAGGTATTTCTGTAAAGAAGAAAGGAGTGCTTTTTGTGTAATGAAGCAAAGCTACAGCCTCTCAGCAGCATTAGTCTCAAAGTCAAGGAATGTAAATAGCCTGTGCAGCTTATTAGGGTACGATGTATGAAAAGCATGGTGGTAACAGAAAGAGTCCACTGAATTCTTTTAAGGAtcactggaagaagaaaaacctgaGGTTAAAGCATCTACATGGGCAGAACCTTATTTGTATGCTGCCCCTTTCTCTAAAGCAGTTCTGATTAAAATGTTCAGATCTTGTTTCTATTGACTGTGTTCTAAAGAAACCTTAAGACTAGTAACAATCTCAACCCCAGCACTTGTGAACTACTGAAGTGTAGTGATGCTTCTGTCAGAATTTGgcctatcaaaaaaaaaaaagaaaaagcatgcaACAAATGTTCTTCCCTGGCTTTAGCAGAAGAGATCAAACACTGACAACTcccaaaacattttcctcttaaagTGGAGTAGTATGAATGCAAACACTGGCAAGAGAGGAGAGCAGCTGCTTTGAGACCCTTTTCACAGCAGCTGGAATTTGTTATATTTAGCTTGTGATTTATTTCCAGTACCTCTGATTTCTGAAGACCAGAGATCTGTATTAACTACTGActagaaacacagaaaatatacTGTCTTAACAAAAGGGTTTAATTTGTTTCCAGAGAAGTAATGAGTTTATGTCAAAATAGTCTCTGGATGTTTGAGTGCTCTCTTTTCCTGGCATTAAAGCTGACAGAACTGTGCCTTGGTAAGGACAGACCAAAAATTTTGTAAACTATTGATTGAGGTTTCATCTCTGTGGTCCTTCAGGTGAttctttctgctcttgcttTGTCATTATGCTGTAGGCTGTAAAGAGGCATGAAACTCTGACAAGTATTAACTTGGAGAAGAAAGCTCAGTGGAAAGAAGAAGCTTCTCAGAGTGCATCTGCTAAACCATAGAAGAGGAAACGAAGAGACCATGGACTGGAGAAGAAAACCTGATGTCCTTTTCAGCACTGGGAAGAGGATATAGTCACATCTTTCTTGTATGCTAGTTCTGTACCTTCAAGAATTAATACATTATCCTGTAAtcattaaaaccagaaatacctattttcttttcctaataaCCTCTCCTTCCAAgctgttgtttggggttttttttcagttagtgAAACAGGGTTAAGTGAGCAAACTGGACAGACACAACAGCTGTTTCCTACATGTGCTGTGCATCTTCCTTAAAAGACTAAGCATCTTCTGCAAGTCTGCAGGAGCTGTACCTGCATTTGTGGTACGAATTTCCTCTACAACATCTTATGCTTACTCTTACCACTCATGAAAAAGTCATGGGGACAAAAAAAGGACAGCCCATTAGTTTTCCACTTGTTCACACAAAATACCTTTGCTGGGCAGTCATCCACTATCACTTGACTATTACAGGTCCCTTCAGGAAGAATGTTGAAATATTGTTACAGGCTGCCTAAAATGTTCCATGTGTTCATCCTTCTGTAAAAGAGAACAATTATTAGGAGAGCCTTTGAGTCAGGAATAATTGAATGACCTGTGTTATCATCATCATAAGGGTTTAAGTTATCAGGAAGTCTGCTTACCTGCCTGAGGTCCAATATATTGACTACACTTGTTAAAGTAAGTGAAAGATTGCTTTTTGTGAAGAACTGCCTTCATTTGATAAGAACAGAAAGGGGTAGGGACAGTCAATGGCATTCCAGTGTGTTGCAGGTTACAACCTAAAGGTTTTTACACCAGAGCTGGCAGCAAGACAATTCTATGTCCAAGCCAGGGGAATATGGATTGAGTACTTTGAGGAATACTGATCAACAGCTTCAACTTTTGCTATCAGATTTACTATGCAGAGACATGAGTCTAAGAAAATCAGTCAGGCatttctgctccctgctgctgagctgctttttccaaaccttatttggatttatttgcttttttttcccccctttgaATTGTCATCTGTGCTTTCATGATACTAGCTCACTTCAAGATCATCTGCCTCACGTTTTAGTAGCAGCAGACCCAGTAGTGCCTGCAAAGAGCAACTCCCAACAGTCCTATTTCTGGCGTTCATCCCAGAAGAGTCACATACAGTTCATGCTAACAGTCTGCAGCAACTGAACACtgggatttttcttcctcctttcaggtCATTTGGAAGGAAATGTAGATTGGGATTGTCTGGATTGTTTGAAACTGTTGTATCTCCCAGGAATGCCTGCTAATTGGACACCTGGGACACCACAAATAGAAGAGGCATATGCCTGCAATAGATTCAGTTTGTGAACTTCCTGATAGTagcagacagatttttaaatttttttttaacttcttcctgattgtttttcttctacaaCTGAAAGTTACTGCTATTGCTGGAAAAAATCAAGAGCCCTAAAAAATGCAGGATAAATCCTGTCTTTATACCTAGAAAAGAGACACAATAAGGATTCCAGTGATGTCATTTCTGGTGCTTTGTCCTTTACAGATAGAATATAGCTCCTGCAGTCCATTCTTCCATGTATTGTATTTCTGGTTACCACTCATATTGATGAGATGTAACCAATCGAAAAAGATGTGCAGTCATTCCACTGTAGAAATTACTACCTTTAGGTGATGCTATGACCTGTCACCAGATTCTCTGTAAGGCAATTATCACAAGTGTGCCATGACTGAAGCAGAGGAGGCTTCCACAGATTTGTCCACTCCTGTAGGACAGAATGCAAATCATGCTTAATTCAACTGCAGGTATCAGAATGGATCTTCCATGACAGCTCTGTGATTTTTCACCACACCAGTAGGCACGCAGGtgggaacaaaaaaataatctcagatTGCATGAATGACTGTGTTCATATATGTAAttaaataagaggaaaaaggagaacaTAACACTTCTGACACTATTTCAGGTTACCCTGAAAAGGAACTTGCCAATAAAAGCCTGAGCCATAGGACTTCATGCTGTCTCCAGCTCACTCCCAACTCCCAAGTAGTGGGTCCTAGAAAAATGACATCTTTCTCAGAGGGGCAACAGAAACCACCTCTTTCCTAGTGTGACAGCATTTGAGAAAGCACCTCTAAACATGGACAACAGTTTCAGGAACAGCACGTATTTCTGGCCTGAGGAGCCAGTCAAGCTGACTACAGAACTCAGTAACACCTTGGGCCACATGATCAGCACACAGCTTTTGCCTGTAGCCTTTTAACAGTGCCCAATGGGGCATATACTGATTCCTTATatagtatttaattttctttttcctctttggctTGGTCTGCAACACCAATCATGTTTATTCAAAAGTCAAATTACTGACTGCCATATTGCTGTACCTCTCCCAGGGGCAACAGATACTTCCCAATAAAACAATCCATCTCACAaaatcaccaccaccagcatACAGGAGCACTGGACAAAGACACAGCACTAACACAACAAGGTCCTGTTTATTCTCCTGCAAAGACTCAGGCATCTTAAGACCAACCTTCATATCTACTAGCTAAAATTGTCAAGGGAAAGTACTAATGAAGTGTTGTACCAATCTTAGAAGCAAAGAAACCATACTGGAGGATGTGGGACTTGCATGTAGCAGACACAGAGGTAACACAGCTATTCTGTAAATCCTCAGAGAAGCACAAAGGTGCATCACCAGGAGCATCATCACATTTAGGActgggtggtgagacactgttCTTAGCAGTCTTGGGACCAATATAGAAATGCAGGTTCAAGAACACTTAGGCTTTCTGGGGCGAGtgcccttctcccttcccccttaAGACTAAGTGAAGGGACATGGACCACCAGCAGTTGGTTGGCAGCAATGCAGGAACTTAAGGACTGGCAGCATTTGCCCCAAAGGATCCTTTGCATGTGTGGTGTCTTCCTAGGAGCCCCAAGCAGTGGTCTTGGCTTAGTTACTGAGCTTTCAACAACCTCCTGCCCTTTGGTCTCCCAAATCCTGCCTCATTGTCCCACTGAGAGCTTTACCAACAGAATGGTACCTCCTGCTTGCTGCACAACAAATCAA contains the following coding sequences:
- the FAM162A gene encoding protein FAM162A, which translates into the protein MWGRVDRAVNLLGRNIPSVLRMTTGVDLMTSRRWLCIKPHEETKLRPKSGPVLRVPGYKPTEWERRFLLWAGHYKKPEDIPETVSIETVRAAKTTLRVKFSYVMMALTILGCITMVIRGKQAVKRHETLTSINLEKKAQWKEEASQSASAKP